One window of the Kallotenue papyrolyticum genome contains the following:
- a CDS encoding sensor histidine kinase yields MDQAEQQSLIAQLRERIQQLEARNAILEQRARLDRARLTALMQTTTAFLLTREQTLAIRLGCQHAGELVPGTTQALIWLLDEQSGRLVLHRPDGTPSTHLLLELGQGLAGRGCLAPRPMVFVGQVLEEALAEHDAADQRWLAEQLGDAWPPLSAIAAPLRVEQHPLGVLVLFGGTQSHLLLASDLLFVQALANLIASAIQDLHQEQQVTRLGQELLLSREQQAATQQRLDATQAGLLQTAKLAAVGQLAASVAHEINNPLYAVRNSLYLVEQDLPPDAPQQEFLRLAQNELARIARIIARMRDFYKPAHGDFQPTDLNALIQETLYLAATHLNHSHVWVTLQLDPTLPPITASADQLRQVLLNLILNAADAMPNGGTLTIGSAHDDMHATITIADTGEGIPPDVRERIFEPFFTTKANGTGLGLSVSYHIVAQHGGTLQIESTPGMGTTCTIRLPLHYQPPQGGELTEYATPRLGD; encoded by the coding sequence GTGGACCAGGCAGAGCAGCAATCGTTGATCGCGCAGTTGCGGGAGCGCATTCAGCAACTGGAGGCGCGCAACGCCATTCTGGAACAGCGCGCCCGGCTGGATCGCGCGCGGCTGACCGCGCTGATGCAGACCACCACCGCCTTCCTGCTGACGCGCGAACAGACGCTGGCGATCCGGCTCGGCTGTCAGCATGCCGGCGAGCTGGTGCCCGGCACCACGCAGGCGCTAATCTGGCTGCTGGACGAGCAGAGCGGCCGCCTCGTGCTGCACCGCCCGGACGGCACGCCATCAACCCATCTGCTGCTGGAGCTGGGCCAGGGCCTGGCCGGGCGGGGCTGCCTCGCGCCACGCCCCATGGTCTTCGTTGGCCAGGTGCTGGAAGAAGCGTTGGCCGAGCACGACGCCGCCGACCAGCGCTGGCTGGCCGAACAGCTTGGCGACGCCTGGCCGCCGCTCAGCGCGATCGCCGCGCCGCTCCGCGTCGAACAGCACCCCCTGGGCGTGCTGGTGCTCTTCGGCGGCACGCAGTCGCATCTGCTGCTGGCCAGCGATCTCCTGTTCGTGCAGGCGCTCGCCAATCTGATCGCCAGCGCGATCCAGGATCTGCATCAAGAACAACAGGTCACGCGGCTTGGCCAGGAGTTGCTGCTCAGCCGCGAGCAGCAGGCCGCCACCCAACAGCGCCTAGATGCCACCCAAGCCGGCCTGTTGCAGACCGCCAAACTGGCGGCGGTCGGTCAGTTGGCCGCCTCGGTCGCGCACGAGATCAACAATCCGCTCTACGCTGTGCGCAACAGCCTCTACCTGGTGGAGCAGGATCTGCCGCCCGACGCACCACAACAGGAGTTTTTGCGCCTGGCACAGAACGAACTGGCGCGCATTGCGCGGATCATCGCCCGCATGCGTGACTTCTACAAACCAGCCCATGGCGACTTCCAGCCGACCGATCTCAACGCGCTGATTCAGGAGACGCTCTACCTGGCGGCCACCCACCTCAACCATAGCCATGTGTGGGTCACGCTGCAGCTCGATCCCACGCTGCCGCCGATCACCGCCAGCGCCGACCAACTGCGTCAGGTCTTGCTCAACCTGATCCTAAACGCGGCAGATGCCATGCCCAACGGCGGTACGCTGACGATCGGCAGCGCCCACGACGACATGCACGCCACGATCACCATTGCCGACACGGGCGAGGGCATCCCGCCCGATGTGCGCGAGCGCATCTTCGAGCCGTTCTTCACCACCAAAGCCAACGGCACGGGCCTGGGCTTGAGCGTCAGCTACCATATTGTTGCGCAGCATGGCGGCACGCTGCAGATCGAGAGCACGCCCGGCATGGGCACGACCTGCACCATCCGCCTGCCGCTGCACTACCAACCGCCGCAAGGCGGTGAGCTGACCGAATACGCCACACCACGCCTGGGCGACTAG
- a CDS encoding CBS domain-containing protein: protein MTVLLVRDLMRHPVITATPRTTLPQLNQILHEHHIRRVPIVDGDRLVGIVTRGDIRNAFPSDATTLSVYELSYLLSRVTAAEIMRTAVITIAADAPVVEAARLMVHHKISGLPVMDGRRMVGMISESDILQAVVAGTLPLAPPATTALSIAA from the coding sequence ATGACCGTCCTGCTGGTTCGCGATCTGATGCGTCATCCGGTGATCACGGCGACACCGCGCACGACGCTGCCACAGCTCAATCAGATTCTACACGAACACCACATCCGGCGCGTACCGATTGTGGATGGCGATCGCCTGGTCGGTATCGTCACGCGCGGTGATATCCGCAACGCCTTTCCGTCGGATGCTACCACGCTCAGCGTGTATGAGCTGAGCTATCTGCTGTCCAGGGTTACTGCCGCCGAGATCATGCGCACGGCGGTGATCACCATCGCAGCGGACGCACCGGTGGTGGAAGCCGCCCGGCTGATGGTGCATCACAAGATCAGCGGCCTGCCGGTGATGGACGGCAGACGCATGGTCGGCATGATCAGCGAGAGCGATATTCTGCAAGCGGTCGTGGCCGGGACGCTGCCACTAGCACCACCGGCCACGACCGCGCTGTCGATCGCAGCCTGA
- a CDS encoding multicopper oxidase family protein — MTVEYQEQLQATDDRSLRRRITSRRDVLKVLSAGLSLPAAGALLSACGNSVPVAAGSVTGQASPSAATYAHATASPAPSAAAGDWQAMDRMHEEGVKAFPAKTQGLGGQPLQYRLDNGVKVFELTCKVVQWEVTPGTFVEAWTYNGTMPGPEIRVTEGDRVRVIVKNELPESTAVHWHGLIVPNDQDGVPFITQPPIRPGETYTYEFTVKNSGSHMYHSHHNSTKQVGKGLLGAFIVEPKDRSKEPQVDIDYVMILNDQTGGFTLNGKGFPATQPIKAKLGQKVRLRYMNEGLLIHPMHLHGLPQLVIARDGWPLPQPYMCDTVNVAPGERWDVIVECSEVGVWAFHCHILSHAESDHGMFGMVTALIVEA; from the coding sequence ATGACCGTTGAATATCAGGAGCAGCTGCAGGCCACAGACGACCGCTCGCTGCGCCGCCGCATCACCAGTCGCCGCGATGTGCTCAAGGTGCTGAGCGCGGGCCTGTCGCTGCCAGCGGCGGGCGCGCTGCTCTCTGCCTGCGGCAACTCCGTGCCTGTGGCGGCGGGAAGTGTTACCGGTCAGGCGTCGCCCTCTGCCGCTACTTACGCCCATGCCACGGCCAGCCCGGCGCCTTCAGCGGCAGCCGGCGACTGGCAGGCCATGGATCGCATGCATGAGGAGGGCGTCAAAGCCTTTCCGGCCAAGACACAAGGGCTGGGTGGACAGCCGCTCCAGTATCGCCTCGACAACGGCGTCAAGGTCTTCGAGCTGACCTGCAAGGTGGTGCAGTGGGAGGTGACGCCGGGAACCTTCGTCGAGGCCTGGACCTACAACGGCACCATGCCGGGGCCGGAGATCCGCGTCACCGAAGGCGATCGCGTGCGTGTGATCGTCAAAAACGAACTGCCCGAAAGCACGGCGGTGCACTGGCACGGCCTGATCGTCCCCAACGATCAGGACGGTGTGCCGTTTATCACCCAACCGCCGATCCGCCCGGGCGAAACCTATACCTATGAGTTTACGGTCAAAAACAGCGGCTCGCACATGTACCACTCGCACCACAACTCAACCAAGCAGGTAGGCAAGGGCTTGTTGGGCGCATTTATCGTCGAGCCCAAGGATCGCTCCAAGGAGCCGCAGGTTGATATCGATTACGTCATGATTCTGAACGATCAGACCGGTGGCTTCACGCTCAACGGCAAGGGCTTTCCGGCCACGCAACCGATCAAGGCCAAGCTGGGGCAGAAGGTGCGGCTGCGCTACATGAACGAAGGGCTGCTGATCCACCCTATGCACCTGCACGGCCTGCCACAACTGGTGATCGCACGCGATGGCTGGCCGCTGCCGCAGCCCTACATGTGCGACACGGTCAACGTCGCGCCCGGCGAGCGCTGGGACGTGATCGTTGAGTGTAGCGAGGTGGGCGTCTGGGCCTTCCACTGCCACATCCTGTCGCACGCCGAAAGCGATCACGGCATGTTCGGCATGGTCACCGCGTTGATCGTGGAGGCCTGA
- the purM gene encoding phosphoribosylformylglycinamidine cyclo-ligase, giving the protein MDYKAAGVDIDAANRAKRLMADAVRSTHGPAVLAGMGAFGGALDLSETLARYRRPVLVASTDGVGTKTLVAAALGRYDTVGQDLVNHCINDLLVQGARPLLFMDYIAAARLDAEQVAAIVAGVATACRAAGCTLLGGETAEMPDVYAPGAFDLAGTLVGVVEREALLTGTAIQAGDAVLALPSSGLHTNGYSLARRICATFGYESAPAVLGGATLGEALLAIHRSYLPQLDALWAAQVPIHGLAHITGGGLWENLPRVLPAGLAVEVWRGSWSIPPICRFLVEQAGLSEYEAFRTLNMGLGMLVIVPAAARAAAQAAVPELAHVGVVREAQDQGRVRLV; this is encoded by the coding sequence ATGGATTACAAAGCGGCAGGCGTGGATATCGACGCGGCCAACCGTGCCAAACGGCTGATGGCCGATGCAGTGCGCTCGACGCACGGCCCGGCCGTGCTGGCCGGCATGGGCGCGTTTGGCGGCGCGCTGGACCTGAGCGAGACCCTGGCACGCTACCGCCGGCCGGTGCTGGTCGCCTCCACCGATGGTGTGGGCACCAAAACGCTGGTGGCGGCGGCGCTGGGACGCTACGACACCGTTGGCCAGGATCTGGTCAACCACTGTATCAACGATCTGCTGGTGCAGGGCGCGCGACCGCTGCTGTTCATGGACTATATCGCCGCGGCGCGCCTGGATGCCGAACAGGTAGCAGCGATCGTCGCGGGCGTGGCGACGGCCTGTCGCGCGGCGGGCTGCACGCTGCTGGGCGGCGAGACCGCCGAAATGCCAGACGTGTACGCGCCGGGAGCCTTTGATCTGGCCGGCACGCTGGTGGGCGTCGTCGAGCGCGAAGCACTGCTCACCGGCACGGCAATTCAGGCCGGCGATGCCGTGCTGGCGCTCCCCTCGTCGGGATTACACACCAACGGCTACTCGCTGGCGCGGCGCATCTGCGCAACGTTTGGCTACGAGTCGGCGCCGGCAGTGCTGGGCGGTGCGACGTTGGGCGAGGCCCTGCTGGCGATCCACCGCTCCTACCTGCCGCAGCTCGACGCGCTGTGGGCCGCGCAGGTGCCGATCCACGGCTTGGCGCACATCACCGGCGGTGGCCTGTGGGAGAACCTGCCGCGCGTGCTGCCCGCGGGGCTGGCAGTCGAGGTCTGGCGCGGGAGCTGGAGCATCCCGCCGATCTGCCGCTTTCTGGTGGAACAGGCCGGCTTGAGCGAGTATGAAGCCTTTCGCACCCTGAACATGGGGCTGGGCATGCTGGTGATCGTGCCGGCGGCGGCGCGCGCGGCGGCGCAGGCCGCGGTGCCGGAGTTGGCGCACGTGGGCGTGGTTCGCGAAGCACAGGATCAAGGACGTGTACGGCTGGTCTAA
- a CDS encoding glycosyltransferase family 4 protein gives MRRFRPLYVAPIGRGGVDIGIANITRALLRAGHAPTLRRLPYLHNFLPMLAPLALGRGWWRGYDVIQGRSRVAWALKRRGVPLVTTVHHLTTDPLLQPYSSPQQRLFYRLVEYTYDWLSIRRADVTVCVSRYTQQQVALTYGKRDTLVVYDGIDTDVFVPPPDLRRSDHGLPAGDARIRLLFVGNRTRRKGFDLLPAIMERLPRDYVLFYTTSFQRVQAAPPHPRMIPIGTPDRDGLVAAYQSCDLLLFPARVEGFGIVAAEAGACGRPVVTTAATALPEVVEHGVTGWLCRMDDVDDFATRVRQLGEDAALRRAMGLAARERVVRLFGYDQLAAGLLAAYERAGA, from the coding sequence ATGAGGCGTTTCCGTCCGCTCTACGTCGCACCGATCGGTCGCGGCGGCGTGGACATCGGCATCGCCAACATCACGCGCGCGCTCCTGCGCGCCGGGCATGCGCCGACGCTGCGGCGCCTGCCCTACCTCCACAACTTCCTGCCGATGCTCGCGCCGCTGGCGTTGGGTCGCGGCTGGTGGCGCGGCTACGACGTGATCCAGGGCCGCTCGCGCGTGGCCTGGGCGCTCAAGCGTCGTGGCGTGCCGCTGGTCACCACCGTGCACCACCTGACCACCGATCCGCTGTTGCAGCCCTACAGCTCGCCGCAGCAACGGCTCTTCTACCGCCTGGTCGAATATACCTACGACTGGCTCTCGATCCGGCGCGCCGATGTGACCGTCTGCGTCAGTCGCTACACGCAGCAGCAGGTGGCGCTGACCTACGGCAAGCGCGATACGCTGGTGGTCTATGACGGCATCGATACCGATGTCTTCGTGCCGCCGCCCGACCTGCGCCGCAGCGACCATGGCCTGCCCGCCGGCGATGCACGCATACGTCTGCTCTTTGTCGGCAACCGTACGCGGCGCAAGGGCTTCGACCTGCTGCCGGCGATCATGGAGCGCCTGCCGCGCGACTATGTGCTGTTCTACACCACCTCGTTCCAGCGCGTGCAGGCCGCACCGCCGCATCCGCGCATGATCCCGATCGGCACGCCCGACCGCGATGGGCTGGTCGCCGCCTACCAGAGCTGCGATCTGCTACTGTTTCCGGCGCGCGTCGAGGGCTTTGGCATTGTCGCCGCCGAAGCGGGCGCGTGTGGCCGTCCGGTCGTCACCACTGCTGCCACGGCTCTGCCGGAGGTGGTCGAGCACGGTGTCACCGGCTGGCTGTGCCGCATGGACGACGTGGATGACTTCGCCACGCGTGTGCGTCAGCTTGGCGAGGATGCAGCGCTGCGGCGGGCCATGGGCCTGGCCGCGCGCGAACGTGTCGTGCGCCTGTTCGGCTACGATCAACTGGCTGCCGGCCTGCTGGCGGCGTACGAACGCGCCGGTGCCTAG
- a CDS encoding response regulator transcription factor codes for MQPSAHILLVDDEAPIRLTLGALLRRAGYQVTTAASGEDAVALLDHHRFDLLLVDLKMPGIDGMAVVRAAQERDPDAVIIILTGHGTLESAIEGLRRDIFDYLLKTSDPQQVLTRVAEGLRQRAQTLHRKQMLQTLAAAAAELSGVPTPGAAPEHTPTARAQEAALEIGPLRIDPVRQEATLDGRSATLTPTELRVLVCLAQQAGRALSYAQLVACAQGYETFAAEAAELIKPHIHHLRQKLEADPARPRYILTVRGTGYMLAIAPDA; via the coding sequence ATGCAACCATCAGCCCACATCCTGCTCGTTGATGATGAAGCGCCGATCCGCCTGACACTGGGCGCGCTGCTGCGCCGTGCCGGCTACCAGGTGACGACCGCCGCCAGCGGCGAGGATGCCGTGGCGCTGCTCGATCACCACCGCTTCGATCTGCTGCTGGTCGATCTCAAAATGCCCGGTATCGACGGCATGGCCGTGGTACGCGCCGCGCAGGAGCGCGATCCCGACGCAGTGATCATCATTTTGACCGGCCATGGCACGTTGGAAAGCGCGATCGAGGGCCTGCGCCGCGACATCTTCGACTACCTGCTCAAAACCAGCGATCCGCAGCAGGTGCTGACGCGCGTCGCCGAAGGGCTGCGCCAACGCGCGCAGACCCTGCACCGCAAGCAGATGCTCCAGACCCTGGCCGCCGCCGCCGCCGAGTTGAGCGGCGTTCCCACGCCGGGCGCAGCGCCGGAGCACACCCCAACCGCCCGCGCACAGGAAGCCGCCCTGGAGATCGGGCCGCTGCGCATCGATCCGGTGCGCCAGGAAGCCACGCTGGATGGACGCAGCGCCACGCTGACACCCACCGAGCTGCGCGTTCTGGTGTGTCTGGCGCAGCAGGCCGGCCGCGCCCTGAGCTACGCGCAGTTGGTGGCGTGCGCCCAGGGCTACGAAACCTTCGCTGCCGAAGCCGCCGAGCTGATCAAGCCGCACATCCACCACCTGCGCCAGAAGCTGGAAGCCGATCCCGCCCGACCGCGCTACATCCTGACCGTGCGCGGTACGGGCTATATGCTGGCCATCGCGCCGGACGCATAA
- a CDS encoding cytochrome P450 codes for MVASSALADLPLPPGRRGLPLVGETVEWVRDPLRFAQERYARYGPVWRTHLLGQPCVVMLGAEANRFILSTHLHLFSSRQGWGRPITTLIGRGLSLIDGEEHRRHRCMIQPALHGALLQRYFATMQTLTHAHLRLWQQQAELRLFDAFKGLSFAIAARLMLGLEQPAAIAQVERDFYQFTAGLFALPAWRIPGTPYARAWRAGQRLRRALRRIIAARRQAAPQPDILSWLLTVEDEHGQRFSEAELLDELLVLLWAGHDTVTSMLTWAVLELARHPLIAARLQAELDAVLGRAPLQAPQLKRLPLLDAVLRETERLHPPAPGGFRGVVESFSYDGYRIPAGWTVMYSSVFTHHQPEIWSAPQCFDPDRFLPPRNEGRPFALVGFSAGPRVCVGLAFAQMQMRIVLAELLRTCRVELLPAQDLRPIPVPTAMPRDGLRVRIRPQL; via the coding sequence ATGGTTGCTTCCTCGGCGCTTGCCGATCTGCCCCTGCCGCCGGGTCGCCGTGGCCTGCCGTTGGTGGGCGAAACGGTCGAATGGGTGCGCGATCCGCTGCGCTTCGCCCAGGAGCGCTACGCGCGCTACGGACCGGTGTGGCGTACCCACCTGCTGGGGCAGCCCTGCGTGGTCATGCTGGGAGCAGAGGCCAACCGCTTCATCCTCAGCACGCATCTGCACCTATTCTCGTCGCGTCAGGGCTGGGGCCGCCCGATCACCACGCTGATCGGGCGCGGCCTGTCGCTGATCGACGGCGAGGAACACCGCCGCCACCGGTGTATGATCCAGCCGGCGCTCCACGGCGCGCTGCTGCAGCGCTACTTCGCGACCATGCAGACGCTAACCCATGCCCACCTGCGCCTCTGGCAGCAGCAGGCCGAGCTGCGCCTGTTTGATGCCTTCAAAGGTCTGAGCTTCGCCATCGCCGCGCGCTTGATGCTGGGCCTGGAGCAGCCTGCCGCGATCGCGCAGGTCGAGCGCGACTTTTACCAGTTCACCGCCGGCCTGTTTGCGCTGCCCGCCTGGCGCATCCCCGGCACGCCCTATGCCCGCGCCTGGCGCGCCGGCCAGCGTCTGCGCCGCGCCCTGCGGCGGATCATCGCCGCGCGGCGCCAGGCCGCGCCCCAACCCGACATCCTGAGCTGGTTGCTGACGGTGGAGGACGAACATGGGCAGCGCTTCAGCGAGGCCGAGCTACTCGACGAACTGCTGGTCTTGCTATGGGCCGGCCACGACACGGTCACCTCGATGCTCACCTGGGCCGTGTTGGAGCTGGCGCGTCACCCCCTGATCGCCGCGCGCTTGCAGGCCGAGTTGGATGCCGTGCTGGGCCGTGCCCCGCTCCAAGCGCCGCAGCTCAAGCGCCTGCCGTTGCTGGATGCCGTGCTGCGCGAAACCGAGCGGCTGCACCCGCCCGCGCCGGGTGGCTTTCGCGGCGTGGTCGAGAGCTTCAGCTACGACGGCTACCGCATTCCGGCGGGCTGGACCGTGATGTACTCCAGCGTCTTCACCCACCACCAGCCCGAGATCTGGAGCGCGCCGCAGTGCTTCGATCCCGATCGCTTCCTGCCGCCGCGCAACGAGGGACGCCCTTTCGCGCTGGTCGGCTTCAGTGCCGGGCCACGCGTGTGCGTGGGCCTGGCCTTCGCTCAGATGCAGATGCGCATCGTGTTGGCCGAACTGCTGCGCACCTGCCGGGTCGAACTGCTGCCTGCGCAGGATCTGCGGCCCATTCCCGTGCCGACCGCCATGCCGCGCGATGGCCTGCGTGTGCGCATTCGGCCACAACTGTGA
- a CDS encoding phosphoribosylaminoimidazolesuccinocarboxamide synthase yields the protein MRYGSKLAEGKTKIVYAHPEDPELVILVHKDAISAGDGARRNEIPGKGALSGRTAANVFCMLNAAGVPTHFVAAPEPTVMIARRCAMIPVEVVMRRRATGSFLKRHPDVAEGTLFNPVLVEFFLKDDARHDPQVTPQELVAQGIASADEIAEMTEQGRRVFGLLEHAWRAQDVALIDLKIEFGRDARGRLLVADMIDNDSWRLWPGGDKQRMLDKQIYRNMTTVTAEGLEALKQKYAQVAEMTERFCPR from the coding sequence ATGCGCTACGGCAGCAAGCTGGCGGAGGGCAAAACCAAAATCGTTTACGCCCATCCGGAGGATCCCGAGCTGGTGATTCTGGTCCACAAGGATGCGATCAGCGCCGGTGATGGTGCGCGCCGCAACGAGATCCCCGGCAAGGGCGCGCTCAGCGGACGCACCGCTGCCAACGTCTTTTGCATGCTCAACGCCGCCGGCGTGCCCACGCACTTCGTGGCCGCGCCGGAGCCGACGGTGATGATCGCCCGGCGCTGCGCCATGATCCCGGTCGAGGTCGTCATGCGGCGGCGCGCCACCGGCTCGTTCCTCAAGCGCCATCCCGACGTCGCCGAGGGCACCCTCTTTAATCCGGTGCTGGTCGAGTTCTTCCTCAAGGATGACGCGCGTCACGATCCGCAGGTGACGCCGCAGGAGCTGGTCGCGCAGGGCATCGCCAGCGCCGACGAGATCGCCGAAATGACCGAACAGGGCCGGCGCGTCTTTGGTTTGTTGGAGCATGCCTGGCGCGCACAGGACGTGGCACTGATCGATCTCAAGATCGAGTTCGGCCGCGATGCGCGTGGGCGCCTGCTAGTCGCTGATATGATCGACAACGACTCCTGGCGCCTGTGGCCCGGCGGCGACAAACAGCGCATGCTCGACAAGCAAATCTACCGCAACATGACCACCGTCACTGCCGAAGGACTGGAGGCGCTGAAGCAGAAATATGCCCAGGTTGCCGAGATGACCGAGCGCTTCTGCCCGCGCTGA
- a CDS encoding class I SAM-dependent methyltransferase — translation MIPRELYRLLQCPTCGSRDLYVTDAAVHCSVCRTDYPRRDGYLDLMPRGAAFAYVSKYVAEEAHMAEELDYREIAPPLLAAGVRQRVLRRMLRFTPQDVVLDNGCGNGRFAVWNADAVALMVGSDPATLYGDAALQSVALAQADSRRLPFADASFDKVLSVDVLEHFPLEVIDAYLAESARVLRPGGCLAAFSNTRERSQLQPLIDASRRLGQWFVRRGVYDFEREARRKSDHVKALTTFEEVAAALERAGLRVVEVRFWNTVITSFVEHVLMKLGEALLARGAVGRQTGRGDDRQASGRRQSAGTQREIVARQRLRRRLTPRSPVYWALVALTRLMELDVRLFGRLRSGPYFVLAEKPRAPEEHAPS, via the coding sequence ATGATTCCACGCGAACTGTACCGGCTGTTGCAGTGCCCGACCTGTGGCAGCCGGGATTTGTATGTTACCGATGCGGCGGTGCACTGCAGCGTCTGCCGCACCGACTACCCCCGGCGCGACGGCTACCTCGATCTGATGCCGCGCGGTGCGGCCTTTGCCTACGTCTCGAAGTACGTCGCCGAGGAAGCGCACATGGCCGAGGAGCTCGACTATCGCGAGATCGCGCCGCCGTTGCTGGCCGCCGGCGTGCGGCAGCGCGTGCTGCGGCGCATGCTGCGCTTCACGCCGCAGGATGTGGTCCTCGACAACGGCTGCGGCAACGGACGCTTTGCGGTGTGGAACGCCGATGCCGTAGCGCTGATGGTCGGCTCCGATCCGGCCACGCTCTACGGCGATGCCGCGCTGCAAAGCGTGGCGCTGGCGCAAGCCGACTCACGGCGCCTGCCCTTTGCCGATGCCAGCTTCGACAAGGTGCTGTCGGTGGATGTGCTGGAGCACTTTCCGCTGGAGGTGATCGATGCCTACCTGGCCGAAAGCGCGCGTGTGCTGCGTCCCGGGGGATGCTTGGCCGCCTTTTCCAACACGCGTGAACGCTCGCAGCTGCAGCCGCTGATCGATGCGTCGCGGCGCCTGGGGCAGTGGTTTGTGCGCCGCGGCGTGTACGACTTCGAGCGCGAAGCGCGGCGTAAATCCGATCATGTCAAAGCGCTGACGACCTTTGAAGAGGTCGCAGCTGCTCTGGAGCGCGCCGGGCTACGCGTGGTCGAGGTGCGCTTCTGGAATACGGTGATCACCAGCTTTGTTGAGCATGTGCTGATGAAGTTGGGCGAAGCGCTGCTGGCACGCGGCGCGGTGGGCCGGCAGACGGGGCGCGGGGACGACCGGCAGGCCAGCGGCAGGAGGCAGAGCGCGGGTACGCAGCGCGAGATCGTCGCGCGGCAGCGGCTGCGGCGGCGCCTGACGCCACGCAGCCCGGTGTACTGGGCGCTGGTGGCGCTGACGCGGCTGATGGAGCTGGATGTGCGCCTGTTTGGCCGGCTGCGCAGCGGGCCCTACTTTGTGCTGGCGGAAAAACCGCGCGCGCCGGAGGAGCACGCGCCATCATGA
- the purQ gene encoding phosphoribosylformylglycinamidine synthase I gives MQANVPHLRQRPRVLVLRAAGINCDEETAAACELAGGCAERVHVNRVVAGQARLEDYAALVIPGGFSYGDHLGAGKLLAVDLVHRLGERLLRFVEDGRPVLGICNGFQVLVKAGLLPGNGLRQTVTLTHNAGGQYECRWVRLRAEPTSVCLFTRGIDAPFSLPVGHGEGRFLAADETLAALEQHGQIALRYVDAAGQPTLDYPDNPNGSLAAVAGICNRAGNVFGLMPHPDRAYLPQLHPDWVLGRRERAAGDGLIIFRNMLDYVLA, from the coding sequence ATGCAAGCGAATGTTCCACATCTTCGGCAGCGGCCACGCGTGCTGGTGCTGCGCGCGGCAGGCATCAACTGCGACGAGGAGACCGCCGCCGCTTGTGAGCTGGCGGGCGGTTGCGCCGAGCGGGTCCACGTCAACCGTGTCGTGGCCGGTCAGGCGCGCCTGGAAGACTACGCCGCGCTGGTGATCCCCGGCGGCTTCAGCTACGGCGATCACCTGGGCGCCGGCAAACTGCTGGCGGTCGATCTGGTCCACCGCCTGGGCGAGCGTCTGCTGCGCTTCGTCGAGGATGGGCGTCCGGTGCTGGGCATCTGCAACGGCTTTCAGGTGCTGGTCAAGGCCGGTCTGCTGCCCGGCAACGGCCTGCGCCAGACGGTGACGCTGACGCACAACGCCGGTGGCCAGTACGAGTGCCGCTGGGTGCGGCTCAGGGCCGAGCCGACCAGCGTGTGCCTCTTCACGCGCGGGATCGACGCGCCCTTCAGCCTGCCCGTCGGCCATGGCGAGGGCCGCTTTCTGGCCGCGGACGAGACGCTCGCCGCGCTGGAGCAGCACGGTCAGATCGCGCTGCGCTACGTGGACGCCGCGGGCCAGCCCACGCTGGACTATCCCGACAATCCCAACGGCTCGCTGGCAGCCGTCGCCGGGATCTGCAATCGCGCCGGTAACGTCTTCGGCCTAATGCCGCATCCCGATCGCGCCTACCTGCCGCAGCTCCATCCCGACTGGGTGCTGGGCCGCCGCGAGCGCGCCGCCGGCGATGGCCTGATCATCTTTCGTAATATGCTGGACTATGTGCTCGCCTAG